In the genome of Microtus pennsylvanicus isolate mMicPen1 chromosome X, mMicPen1.hap1, whole genome shotgun sequence, the window ccctcccccatccactcctctgaaagggtcaggcctcccatggggagtcaacaaggcctggcacattaagttgaggcaggaccaagaccctccctgctgcatcaaggctgagcaaggcatcatCCCAccgtagggaatgggctccagaagGCCAGCTCACATTATAgatgtttatgtatttcttttgctACTGTTCCTTTTTACCGTTCCTTTGTTATTTATGTAGGATTGAAATTTCTTGATCATGCAACTGCCTAAGTTTTCAGGCAACTGCCAACAGTTTTCAAAGTGGCGGCACTGTTTTCCAAGTGCAATTTCTGTGCCTCCCCGCCGGCATTCGTCGGTGTCCATTTTTTGTATTATACCCATCCTTGTGAATGGGAATAAGgaaaacccagagacacataTTGAGGtgcaagctgaagatcagaaaaacaaagcagccaagccactggaGAGCTCTACCTCTGCCAAGGCTCAGACGGACAACTGGGAGATCCTGCAATGCTCTCTACCACTttagactccacactccagtgagttcctgtctcttcccttttatattcctctctctgcccagccatatctctcctgtctccacctccctagtgctgggattaaaggtgtctgacTCCCAAACACTAGAAagacctttgtgtgagctctgtttctctttttttttgttttttgtttttttttcgagacagggtttctctgtggtttttggagcctatcctggaactagctctgtagaccaggctggtctcgaactcacagagatccgcctgcctccgcctcccgagtgctgggattaaaggcgtgcgccaccacagcccagctgctctgtttctcttttagacagattcaatcttatacagcccagggtggccttgaactcacacacaagcttgtgtctctgtctccctgggattaaaggtgtgtgccaccactccctgaccttTATGATTGGCTAGCATGACTGCTTtgccctctggtcttcaggcaggctttatgtATTAAAACACAGATAATATACAACTATAGGAACTGCTACCTCTTTGTGACTTTTATTCCTTTTCCCTGGTGTTTCATGATGTTGAGTGGCTTTTCACATGCCTGGAGGCTTTTtgcatattttttatatattctttagtatgctttatatattctttacataaacttcttttgtataatttaaaagtatttttttcattgGGTGTATTATCTTTTCAATTTCTTGTGGGTATTCTCTGAACTATTTATTCATAATGAGTCTTGTTATGTTGTCCAGGCTAGCTCTAAATCTGTATatctcctgccttggcctctcaagtagttgggattataggtgcataTCACCATGCCTTACTTGAATCAAAATCATTAATGTTTAGATATGATGTGCCAGTCTGGAGAGCCATTTCCTCAAAGTCCAGAAAAATGGTATacataatgtacacacacacacacacacacacacaaatacatattttcctttgttccagtttcttgggtttctttttctggATGTTTATTAGTTAACTGGTATACTCTCTGTGTACACAATTTTATTTCCTTACATTTTActcattattttccatttatttatttaagaatgtgACTGGATCTATTTTCAGGGGCACAGTGTTTTTCCTTTATGTAGATACTTATTAAAGACTTGGATGTTTTTCTGCCGCTGCTTTCTGAATTtattctgtctcctcctgcctccatttcgcTGGCACGTGTCTCTCATTTTAGGAGAACCTTAACATGTCACTTCTGTAGAAAGATGTGTTGAAGAGTTGAGTGAACGTTCCACGTGGGTAACAAGGAATCATCAAATTATCTTTGACCCCCAGGCGGAGTGATGTGGGCATAATAGCTTTGGCAGCAAGAGAATACTCAGATCTTTGTAACTGGAAGTCTTTGGTTTGatgatttgatttgttttgttttgttttcaaaacagggtttttctatgtagccctggctgttttggaactctgtaggccaggctggtcttgaactcacagagatctgccggcctctgcctccccagtgctgggattaaaggtgtgcgacaccaTCACAGGTTTAGCATCTTTAATCTTAACAACTGAAAAATCTCTATACTCCTATGTTGCCTCTACTCTGCCTCATGTCTCCATGTCTAAAGCTCTCAGCTTCACTTTGCTTAGAGACTAACTCCAGGATTGTTGTGGAGTGGGGAACAGTAGTTGATAAAATGCCAGGTAGGTTTCGATAGTCCACTCTACAAGCTCTAGAATAACCCTAAAAGGCAAAGCTCTGCACATGTCTGGGGAAAATTTCTAGATTGCAatcactgaggtgggaagacccaacctaaatgtgggcagcaccattcaaGTGGCTGTGATCCCAGactaaatagaaaggagaaagcaagccaaGCATCAGTATTCAtggctctcttcttcctgactgtggcTGCAATATGGCCAGCTAGCTGCTTCGTGATTggctgccacgccttccctgccatgatggagtAGAGCTTCAAACTAAGAGATAAACTCAACCTTTCATTTCTAAATTGATTTTTGTCAGGtgcttgtcacagcaacaagaaaataagTAAGACGTGTCTGGTCGCCACGTAAACAGAATTTTAACCAGGATCTCTCTTTTCAGTCTTACATCTCACTTCCACTTTCCAAAACGCCCTGTGCTTCTGATTCAGTAATATTCACCTTCACAGATACAACCAGGTTTGAGTTTATATAGACCCAGTGGTCCAAGATACATTAGCATTCTAAATGaacttctttctaaaaaaaatatttgtgtgtgtgtgtgtgtgacagcagaggtatggaagtcagaagacaactttccaaagttggttctctcctttcaccttgtttAACAATCTGGATCCTAAAACAGGATGCAGGGACATGTCAAGGTGGGAGACAGCTCAGCCTTCCCCACCCATGCTTATTTCAGGTAGGATTCAACAGGCTCCCTGTGACCGATGGAGAAAGCTGAGTCTCCTTATTCGATTATCAAACACCAGTCCCTGTTGAAGAATTTAGCAACCCTTGCTTAGCTTTTGTGTTTCCAGTAGCCTTGTCTCTAAAATGGGTATTTCTCAGAGGAACCTCTGGGCTCTGTGAAAACTAGTAGATTCTCTTTTATTTGTGCATGTAACTTGTGGGAATTTAACCACCATTCAATGAGTAGACATAGACCCCAGAAAGGAGACATGGGTCTGCTGTTTCTTTAGCCTGCCTCAGTTCTCACCTGCTTCTCACAACACTGGGGTAATTATAATGTTTAAACATTAACATTTTCTTACCCGGTATGGTGCCTCAAGCTTAGATAAAGATATGGGCATCTTTCATGATTCTGAGATTTGTGTTTTTCTCTATACTAATGTCCTTTCCCCATAACCTATGGAAGGTTAGTTTAAATGTGATGGCAGtggtttttcccccttttttctcttcttcttcttctttttcttcttcttcttcttcttcttcttcttcttcttcttcttcttcttcttcttcttcttcttcttcttcttcttcttcttcttcttcttcttcttcttcttcttcttcttcttcttcttcttctttgaatTTATACTCTATTTAGGACCCAGCTTCTGGAAAATAGATTTCATTTTATAGGGATGGTCATAAggtagaaaatatatacatataaattttagtCTATGTTTAGAAAGTTGTTGCGTTTGAGTGATtacttagctttgtttttttagGGATAGTACTCTTGTTCACATCCTGTTTTGTTTCCTGCCCCTGCTAGTTGTAGTGATTTAGACAAAAGACAAGGAAGACAAACTGTCCTTTTAGGAAGGAGCTATTGTTTATGTCATCAAGAAGAATGACGACATTCTTGGTGTGTGAGGGAGTGACTGGGCTtgcattaattattttttctgtaataaataaatctaaaagaaaaagaaaaagaaaagaaactatatcTTCTGTAAAGAAAGATCAGAAAGATTGGGTTACCCTTCATTTTCATCACTTCCTACACTTTCAGTTTGTGCTTTTCTTTGCTCAGTTTGCCTATGTCATCAACAGCCCCCAAAGATTTCTTCCACTTTGTCTTGAGGGTAGATTCTTTTAGAAAACACTAGGACGTTTCCCACTTAACCTTACCTCTTCATTTTGGCTTCCTTGGAACTGAATTTCTAAGGCAATCTTGAAAGATCCACCAAACATTCAAGTAGGTTTTCCAACTGTCAGATTACTTTTCAAGGGCAAATTATTTACTTGGGGCTAAGATCCAGATGTTTATTGGGGCATGAGGACGTGGGGAGACGTGATGATAAGGAGGGAGTTTTCATTTAGTTTTAGATGGCTGGGagctttttttctataaataaatgcTTGATTTATTCTAAACTGTTATGCACCAATTAACATGATTATGTGGTTTGACTAATTTGATTGCTAATGTTGTGGATTGCATTGATTACTTTGAGAATATTAAACCAACTTTGTATTCCCAGAATAATCTCTGGTTGTGAGAGATTACTATTTTTATATGTTACTGTATGTGATTagttactgttttcttttcaagatttCTATATTCATAATTGTGGGAGGTTTTGATaaagttttcttattttgtaGTGTCTTTGTATATTCAAATTAATGCTGGCCCCATATATTTTCTGAGAAgtattattattcttttgttttctagtaGAGACTGAGAAAAATTGGGATTATATCCTCTTCAAATATTTAATAGACTTAATGAAGCCACTTGGAAGTAGAGagtttgttttctaaaagttATGGAATGATTTAAGCTATTTATTTTGACATGGCTGAGTTTTGGTGATTTATAGTATTTGAGAAATTAGTCCAtttcatctcatttttaaattaaaatgagaaatatatttgAAGTACTCCCTAATTATGCATATAATATCCTCAGACTCTGTAATAATATTATATGCCCCCTTTCACTTGGGATTTTGATTAATTGGgctttactttcttttctgatcAGTTTTGTCAGGTTTATCAATGGTGTGGGaaaattgtattctgtcaattatattttaaataaatgccgattggccagtagccaggcaggaagtataggtaggacaaccagacaggaagtagaggtggatcaatgagaacaggagaattatgggaaaaaggaagcccattcctctgcagtcctgtcccatccacagaagaagcaagaagtgactgccctgctgaataaggtactgagccacgtgactaacatagacaagaataatgggctgatataagttataagagttaataaggccgggcggtgctggcacacacctttaatcccagcacttgggaggtagaggcaggtggatctctgtgagttcgagaccagcctgatctacaagagctagttctaggacaggctccaaaaccacagagaaactctgtctcgaaaaaccaaaaaaaaaaaaaaaaagagttagtaagaagctaatgggccaatcagtttataattaaagtaaacctctgtgtgatttctttgggacttaacgactgcgggaacagggtaggacagaaaccctgacaacatatcaatatttttaatcttgtCAGAGAGTCAATGTTTTCTATAACTGGTTTTATTCATTGTTCTTCtggttttaaattgttttaaaaaaaatatgaaggggTACTTTTATTATTGTCTTACATAACATCTTAATGAATACACCAggtgcattttctcagctgacaAATAAGACATACAGCGAAACTTCCTTATGCCTGGGAAGTCAAGATACGTCACCTGTCTCTGGGAGGATTCGGTTTCTTATGACGTCTGTGATACTGTCCATGCGGGTACCAGCGGTGCTTCGTGGTGAAGAACACCTTGCTGAGTTGTTCTATCATGGGCCCTTGCTCAAGCTTCTCACTGTTTATTTCTAATTTAGTTTTCAGCACTTGTTCGTGTGTTTCTTCATTATTACACAAAATGTCTGGTTGAGGGATAGGTTTGGTGTGTTCGTACGGGATGTCCACAGAAGGGTGGTAGCACACTATGGTCCGGCCATCGGAAGTCAAAGCGAGCTCTACCTTGCAGTTGTAGTCATCTGGAAGAGGAGAGTAGGTAGACTTTCGACAAACACTAGATAAGGCTCCATTCTGAATTGGAAATAAATGTTTCCAGACAGTCCTGCTTGATGTCACCCATTTCACCACGGCGGCCATGATCTTTAGGAGGTGACTTGAACAAAGACATCGTGAGGAGAAACCACTTCTCACATCTGTTTCTAGGCACACAGATGTTCATTCCGCGGGACCGCCATCTTGCTTCCCctggttttaaattttacttaatttttttcttaaccttaTTTCTTATCCTCTTTAGCTTGATTTagatgtgttttcttcttttttcctctaaaCTATCCTAGCAGAACCATGCAgcttgcattttcatttttataaaggtCAAAATATCTTCTACTTCATCCTTATACTTTTTGATGTATGGATTATTTAGAAGTATTTTGTTTATAAGTATTTGAGAAATTTCaagttgtatttcttttttttgggggggggggtggttcgAGACAGtacttctctttgtaacagcccttgctgtcttggaacttgctttgtagaccaggctgacctcgaactcccagagatctgcatgcctctgccttccgagtgcctggattaaaggcgtgtgccaccaccacccggcttaatgTTATATTTCTCTTATCTCTTTCTACTTTAATTCAGTTGTTGTATGAAAAgattctttgtgtgatttctaTTCTTTTAGATTTGTTAAGGCTTATTATTAAGTCTAGGATATGGTTTTTCTGAACCAGTGTTTCTTGCAGAATTGAAGAGAACATGTATTCTGATGCTGAGTACACTGTTCTCAGCATCTTAGAATCAGAGAAATATGCTCAATTGTGCTCTGCTTTCATTTTCTATATGTCCTAGATGACTTTCTACCCACTGATTCTACAAATTGCATTTTTAACATCTTTTTAAATCCATTTagtagattgattttttttctgaataaactgttgatttttttttctgggtaaaCAAGGATCACACTACCCTGGAGTAAAGGTGAATTTTCTTATTTACAAACTGGAATTTCGTGAGACAGAGCCTCATTGTTTAGCCCTGGATGATCTGCAACCTGCTGTGTAGAGTATGCTGAtgtggaactcccagagatccacctgtctctgcgtcttgagtgctgggattaaaggcgtgcgccatcagcTAAATAGAATGTttcacatttgttttctttgcattacCTAACTAGTTAGAACTCCTGCTTTTGCCTAGTAGTTGTGAGAGTAGATGTTCCTTTCCTATTTCAGGGGTTTTTACGTATGTCATTCATGACATTGACATGTCTCCTGGTCAGACGTTTATTGTGAATGGAGTTTGGAGTTTTTGAATGCTCTTTTTTACTATCTAGCATTATAATTGTATTCTTTACAAGTGTTGGGAGCTGACGAGATGGCTTAatcagtaaagtgtttgtcacatgagcatgaggacctgagttcaaatccctggcacccatgtaaaaaacGGGGcacagcacacctgtaatctcagtgctgaggtGGAGAGACAGGGGGAACCCCAGGCCTTGCTTACCAGCcagtgtagaggccagaggcctATTCTAAATGTCTTCCTGTTTGCTCTTTACCCCAGTTTTTGAAATGAGGTCTTTCACCGACTTACTAGACTGGCTGGCGGTGGgctccagtgatcctcctgtctctgcctccctggcaccGGGATAACAGGTCCACACCCCTACCTTTGTGTGGGTGCTTTAGCTTGGTTTCTCTGTTCCCTGCTGCAAACTTAAAGACTATTTCAAAGTATGGGAACTTTCCCATGAAGCATTTGCAATTAAGTTGTCAACATGATACTCTATAATTCTGAATACTTTCGTTTTGCAGCACACTTTCGTTTACAGGAGAGCTTAAAACAGGTAAATCAACTCACGATAAAAGTGAGACGAGTGCCTTCCTCTTCTTGTAAGCTGCCTGAGGTGACTGGGAAGATGGTTCGCTCCTCTCTTGATCCAGAAAACCCTACAAAGTCATACAAATCAAGAGGATCAAATCTTAAGGCTGATTTTAAAATGCTGTCGGCAGTGCAGGACACTGGGgactgcagcttttttttttttaacattttttattgataaaagaagaataaagaaaaaaaaaacaaatttccacctcctcccagcctcccctttccctccccctcctcccactcttctccctctcctcccactcttctccccctcctcccacccctctccccttccccccactcctctccccctctctctctagtccaaagagcagtcagggttccctgccctgtggtaagtcctaggtcctcccccctccgtccatatctaggaaggtgaacatccagactggctaggctcccaccaagccagcagattgcgtaggatcaaaactgcatgccattgtccttggcgtctcatcagccctcattgttcgtcatgatcagagagttcagttttatcccactgcagcttttttaaaaaatatttatttattatgtatacaatattcaatctgtgtgtgtttacagatcgttacaga includes:
- the LOC142840832 gene encoding large ribosomal subunit protein mL42-like translates to MAAVVKWVTSSRTVWKHLFPIQNGALSSVCRKSTYSPLPDDYNCKVELALTSDGRTIVCYHPSVDIPYEHTKPIPQPDILCNNEETHEQVLKTKLEINSEKLEQGPMIEQLSKVFFTTKHRWYPHGQYHRRHKKPNPPRDR